The Polyangium aurulentum genomic interval GCGGATCCTTGTTGATGGCGGGCGACGCTTTTCCCGTAAAACCCGCGCACGCCGGAGCCTCGGTGGGCGCCGCGACGCAGCCATAGATCGCCGTCGGGTCCGATTGCAAGCGCCTCGGCTTGAACGCCGGGTCGAGCAAGCGGTTCAGGAACACGCTCGCGATGAGCGGACGCTCCTCGGCGGCCACCGCCTCCTTCTCCACCATCGAAGCGAGCACCAGGATCTCGCGCCGCCCCCACCCGAGCGTCGCCCGCAGCGACGCGAACCCCGACGCGTGCTGCGCGGTCAGCGAAGCCCAGCGCCGATCGGCCTCGGTCACCATGCGGCGCACCACCTCGCGCGGATCCGAGTCGAGCGGGAAGTCGTACGTCGCAGGGAACAGATACCCCTCGGCGCTCTCGGCCCCCACCGCGCCCCCGCGCTCGATGCCGAGCTCGTCGAGCAGGATCGGATCGGCGCTGGCGCGCAAGAACGCGTTTTTCCCGGCCACGCCGAGCTTGTCGAGGCGCGCGGCGATGTCGAAGCGATGGTAGCCCTCGGGCACGGCCACGCGCGCCGACTTGCGGCCGGGCGCGCGCTCGAGCAGGCGCCGCAGATCCCAAGGATCGAGCCCCCCCGCGAGGAAATGCGGGCCCGGGACGAAGCTCGACGTCCCGCCCGTCGTGCGCAGGAACATGCTCATCGCGCTCTCGCTGCGCACGAGCCCGTGGTGGGCGAGCAGCGCGGCCGCCTCGTCGCTCGTGAGGCCCGCGGGCCAGTCGATCTCGACGTTCCCTCCCCCGCGCTCGGGGGCCGCGACGTTTCCGAAGCCCAGGACCAGCGCCACGAACGCGATCAGCACCACGCCCGCCGCCCCACCGAGCGCGTACAGGGCCGCCTTCTTCGGCGAGGGTCGGCGCCCCCTGCGCGAGGGCGCGGGGGATGCGCCGGACGGGGGTGGGGAGCTCTTTTTCACGCGCCGGCGACGCCCGGGGGGCGGAGGCGGCTTGGGGTCGGGCGCGCGCGCGGGGGGGCCGGCGGTCATCGGTCGAGAGCCAAAAGCCCGAAATCGGAACGAGCGTCAACCCGGGACGAGCAGCGAGACCGTCCGGGCCGTCTTCTTCGCCCTTGCCATCCCCGCCCAACCTCGCGACGCTGCCCTCCTGCGCGGCCGCCGGCCCGCGGAAGGTAGGCTCTCCATGGCATCCAAGCTCGTCACCGATCGCCAGAAATCCGCGCGCGCCGTCGTCGCCGCCGCCGACACGCACGCCCCCGAGGCGCAGGCGCGCGTCAGCAAGCTCCTCCAGACGTACCTCGAGCCTGGCGAGACGATGCCCGACCTCGCGCTCGCGTCGCGCCTCGTCGGTCGCCTCATCGCCGCGCGCAGCGAGGCCCTCGTCTCGGCCGACGTCGAGCACGAGCGCGAGCTCGCCGACGACGATCCGCCTCGCAAGGCCCGCGACACCGCCACCGAGACGGTTCGCCGCGTGCTCGTCGATCTTCGCGCCGCCCTCGAGACCGCCTGCGGCATGTCCGCGCTCCCGCGCCTGCACCTGTCCGAGCCCGTGCCCTCCGATCCGTCGGTGCTCGCCACCTACGGCCGCACCGTGCTCGATGCGCTGCGCGACGAGGACATCAAGCTGCCCGCGCAGCGCACGCGCGGCCTGATGATCGATCGCAAGGCGTTCGCGGAGGAGCTGGCGACCGAGCTTCCCACGCTCGAGAAGGCCCTCGCGCACGTGGCCCGCGAGGCGCGCGAGGCCGAGGCCACCCTGCGCGCCAAGCGCGACGCGATGGAGGCGAACGACCGCGCCTTCAGCCGCGGCGCCGCGTGGCTCTCGGCCACCTTCGCGCTGGCGGGGCTCGACGAGCACGCCTCCCGGGTCCGCCCCTCCGGCCGCCGCCCCGGCGAGACCACCGAGGCCGAGGCCCAAGAAAACACGCTCGACGCGCCCTGATCCGCGCCCGACCCCCCAAAATCACGGCGAAAACGCGATTCTCCCCGGGAGAATCGCGATCCGAGCGGACAAAACGCGAGTTTCCGCGGGAGAGTCGCGTTCTGACGGCTCCAGACAGGATTCTCCGCGGGAGAGTCGCCTTCCGGGCGCTCCGAGGGGGCCTCGAACGAAAAAAACCCCGCTCCCAGCGGCTGGGAACGGGGTTTCCGGGGGGAGAAGCTTGAACGGGGCGCTCAGAAGCCGAAGTCGGACGCGTTCGCCTCGTTCCTGCGCACCGTGCTGCGGGCTTTGCGCGACTCGGTGGGCGCGGGAGCGGCTGCGGCGGGCGCTTGCGCGAAGCCTCCGGCGATCGGCGTCGCGGCGACGGGGGGCGGCGGCTCCGCGAAGCCCGTGCGCGCCTCCTCGGTCGCGGCGATCTGCTTCTCGAAGTCGTTCGCGACGTCGCTCGCGCGCGCAGCCGGGGCCGCGGTCTTCGCCTTCGAGGCCGTGTCGAGAAGAGCCTGCTGCCGCTCGGCGAGCTTGCGCTCCGCCTCCTGCACGCGGCCTTGCTGGAAGAGCAGGTTCGCCTCCTTGAGCGCCGCCGCCGTCTCGCTTCGGTTCACGCGGCCCGCGACGACGGCGTCGAGATCGCTCGCGCCGCTCGAGACCACCTCGACGCCGAGCTTGCCCGAGCAGCGGCCCTCCTCGTCCTTCACGAGGTCGCGGTACTTCATCTCGATCGAGGCGACGGGCAGCGCGCCCTCGCTGTCGGACGGCAGGCGCACCTTGAGCAGCACCGTCTTCACGTCGCCGCTGCTGAACGTGCCGAGCGGCACGGTGACGCGGTTGCCCGAGCGGCGGAACGAGCGATCGAAGACGCGATCGAGCTCGACCCCCTGCCCCAGCTCGATGTCGACCTCGGCCCCGCTCGCGATGGCCTGCGTGAGCGACTCGGCCTCGCTCTCGAACACGCGCGCGAGGCCCGCGTCGTTCTCGACGAAGTAGTGACGGCCGTTCGACTCGACGGCGATCGCGGAGAGGATCTTCTCGTTGTAGTCGACGTCGACGCCGATGGTGGAGATGCTGATCCCGCGGGTCTGCGCGCGCTGCGCGAGGCTCCTGAAGCCGGGGACGTCCCTCAGCCCGTGGTTGGCGTCGCCGTCGCTGAGCACGAGCATGCGGCTGACGCGGCCCTCGGTCGCGCGCGCGAGCTCGTCCATGCCGCCCTCGATGCCGCACGAGATGCACGTGTCGCCGCCGAGCTGGATGCCCCGGATGGCCGCGATGACCGAGCCCCGCGTGCTGGGGCCGATGGTGACGAGCGGCGCGACGAGCTGCATGCGCGTGTCGAAGGCGACGACGGAGACCATGTCGCCGTCCTGCAGTCGCTCGACGGCGCCGACGGCGGCTTGCACCGCGTTGCGCAGGCGGCTGCCCTTCATGGAGCCGGACTTGTCGATGACGATGGAAAGGTTCACCGGCGCGGCCCTTCGCGCGCGCTCGGTCGAGGTGGCGCGGGCCTCGAGCATGACGAAGGTCTCGCCGCGCGGGTTGCGGATGACCTTGGGGTGGCCCATGCGGCCTTCGATCATGACGGTGGAGCCCGCGGTGAAGTGGGCGAGCTCGACTTCGCCGACGGCGTCGCCGGAGACGCTCTCGATGCTGGTGGAGTCGTCGTCGTTGCGGGAGGGATCGGCCGTGATGGCGGCGCTCGCGCCGCCGGGCGGGGTGAGCGAGTAGACGGTCGCACTGCTGAGGACCATGCCGGCGAGGGCGAGGAGGGCAACGTGTGACGCTTTCATGGGCTTCTCCGAGGGCGTTCGCCGAGACAACGGGCCGTGGAATCTCGAGCTTACGGCGAACCGATAGGGCCTTGGACGAAGATCGAGCCCGAAGGATCTTCGCCTCCGCTCTCTTCTCCGACGCGGCCGACCCCGACCGCCTCGAGCGTCTTCCAGGGCGGGATGCTGCCGATCATCACGAAGACCGCGTCGCACGGAACGCGCTCCCTCCCGGACGGAGCCTTCAGGGTGGCGCCGTCGAGATCGATCGCCGCGACTTCCGCCTCGAACACGATGCGAAGGCGGCCGGCGTCGCGCATGCGCTTGGTCTCCTCGATGTTTCGCGCCTTGCCGCGAGAAAATCCCGCGCTGCGATGGACGACGGTGACGGTGGTGCCGGGCTGGCGGGCGAGGGCGACGGCGGCCTCCATGGCGACGTCGCCGAGGCCGACCACGAGGACGCGCTTGCCCTCGAAGCTGCGGGCGTCGGCGAGGTGGTAGTGGACGCGCGTCTCGATCTCGGGTGCGAGGTCGAAGGGGAGCCTGCGCGGGGTTCCGCGCTGTCCGATCGCGACGAGGACGCGGCGGGCGCGGCGCTCGGCGGGAGGTCCACCCTCGCGCGGCTCGGTGACGACGCGGAAGAAGCCTGCCGAGGCGTCGCGCGTGATGGAGGCCATGCGCGTGTCCTGGCGGATGGGCAGCTCCTCTTTGCGGACGATGCGCATCCAGTGCGAGAGCAGCTCTTCCTTCGTGGACTCCTTCAGCCAGAGCTTGCCGGTGAGGGGCAGGTCGAGGGGCTGCTCGAAGACGAGCTTGCCGCGCGGGAAGCTCTTGATGCTCTGCGCGACGTCGCCCTGCTCGACGACCTCGAACGACAGGCCCAGCTCCTTCGCGCGCAAGGCGGCGCTGATGCCTGCGGGGCCTGCGCCGACGATGAGCAGATCGAGGGGCCTGGGCCCCCCGCCGCTCCACGCGCCCTCCTTCCGTAAGCTCTTCTCGATCTGGTCGGTGGCGAGCGAGCCCTGGAGGATGGCGTTCTTGATGAGGGGCAGGCCGGTGACGTCGCCGGCGAGGAAGAGGCCGGGGGTGTCGGTGCTCTCGAGGGCGTCGGAGATGCGGGGGCGATCGCCGATGGTGGCGCCGTCGGTGATGCGGAGCGAGCCGTTCGGACAGCGCTGCTCGCAGAGCGTGAGGCCGCAGCAGGCCT includes:
- the mltG gene encoding endolytic transglycosylase MltG; the encoded protein is MTAGPPARAPDPKPPPPPGRRRRVKKSSPPPSGASPAPSRRGRRPSPKKAALYALGGAAGVVLIAFVALVLGFGNVAAPERGGGNVEIDWPAGLTSDEAAALLAHHGLVRSESAMSMFLRTTGGTSSFVPGPHFLAGGLDPWDLRRLLERAPGRKSARVAVPEGYHRFDIAARLDKLGVAGKNAFLRASADPILLDELGIERGGAVGAESAEGYLFPATYDFPLDSDPREVVRRMVTEADRRWASLTAQHASGFASLRATLGWGRREILVLASMVEKEAVAAEERPLIASVFLNRLLDPAFKPRRLQSDPTAIYGCVAAPTEAPACAGFTGKASPAINKDPQNRYSTYSHDGLPPGPIANPGAASIEAVLAPAATKFLYFVAKGGGRHTFSESLDQHNDAVRKLRSVAE
- a CDS encoding NAD(P)-binding domain-containing protein, with product MSGNRDDDRAGSTREKPAPLPTLYASPLADPRARAALPRELPRGRAAKKAQKTSDVTRFRGLALATAVAGATTAAAALLLPPPGGLSSPGPLARPHASANVACESCHGTSATPKKPAEACAGCHGPHPSMRAGHKRLADKGALSCTSCHPIHRADQGVAFLPGELPIRFGPGVETPIEGASPSTLAATVPIVSAASCAGCHDPTSPRDPIARCLVPGQDGLGTDRPTVCFDEHQSALPPDVPTRPAAFDSRKRACAAQHFEGRPAAWDAARDAASLMPAPPRSAVGSLALLWLALGLVAGGATFGVARGVERLRAKKRARKDAATEALLKPQTRVRLPQIDTTTCLGCYACVDACPYDVLEVERYVAVVVRPEACCGLTLCEQRCPNGSLRITDGATIGDRPRISDALESTDTPGLFLAGDVTGLPLIKNAILQGSLATDQIEKSLRKEGAWSGGGPRPLDLLIVGAGPAGISAALRAKELGLSFEVVEQGDVAQSIKSFPRGKLVFEQPLDLPLTGKLWLKESTKEELLSHWMRIVRKEELPIRQDTRMASITRDASAGFFRVVTEPREGGPPAERRARRVLVAIGQRGTPRRLPFDLAPEIETRVHYHLADARSFEGKRVLVVGLGDVAMEAAVALARQPGTTVTVVHRSAGFSRGKARNIEETKRMRDAGRLRIVFEAEVAAIDLDGATLKAPSGRERVPCDAVFVMIGSIPPWKTLEAVGVGRVGEESGGEDPSGSIFVQGPIGSP
- a CDS encoding vWA domain-containing protein, whose product is MKASHVALLALAGMVLSSATVYSLTPPGGASAAITADPSRNDDDSTSIESVSGDAVGEVELAHFTAGSTVMIEGRMGHPKVIRNPRGETFVMLEARATSTERARRAAPVNLSIVIDKSGSMKGSRLRNAVQAAVGAVERLQDGDMVSVVAFDTRMQLVAPLVTIGPSTRGSVIAAIRGIQLGGDTCISCGIEGGMDELARATEGRVSRMLVLSDGDANHGLRDVPGFRSLAQRAQTRGISISTIGVDVDYNEKILSAIAVESNGRHYFVENDAGLARVFESEAESLTQAIASGAEVDIELGQGVELDRVFDRSFRRSGNRVTVPLGTFSSGDVKTVLLKVRLPSDSEGALPVASIEMKYRDLVKDEEGRCSGKLGVEVVSSGASDLDAVVAGRVNRSETAAALKEANLLFQQGRVQEAERKLAERQQALLDTASKAKTAAPAARASDVANDFEKQIAATEEARTGFAEPPPPVAATPIAGGFAQAPAAAAPAPTESRKARSTVRRNEANASDFGF